In Mytilus edulis chromosome 13, xbMytEdul2.2, whole genome shotgun sequence, a single window of DNA contains:
- the LOC139501690 gene encoding uncharacterized protein translates to MFIYMMTLYSGLILVMKTFILVFVCFCLSTAAGIRVRYQIRTVDSKPLGFFDFNVITDYVTDLAKYGRNKTETLVFEVKICLQAKLFMSNSEIMSDSTLRYEVLIGGWGNAISAIRRSDGIETNDVSEKFNTVGLLDCNQYRLLWASWEDGIIKFGTGGIIGDNLQCSWTDPNPFEVRSAGIYSRNNDGEWIIEIDVADESTGFFSNCNKNDNKASLVNLDVVFTGKIQCIAICAKIAECVGINYRSQISRCELLSFDPGLVTAIPQSLSPGWTYYTKCFRQKEVCIGCFF, encoded by the exons ATGTTCATATATATGATGACATTATACAGTGGACTTATATTAGTAATGAAAACGTTCATATtagttttcgtttgtttttgtttatctaCAGCTgcag GCATAAGAGTTCGATATCAAATCAGAACAGTGGACTCTAAACCTTTAGGTTTCTTTGATTTTAACGTCATAACTGATTATGTAACGGACCTTGCAAAGTATGGACGCAACAAAACTGAAACATTAGTCTTCGaagtaaaaatatgtttacaagCTAAGCTATTCATGTCCAATTCGGAAATCATGTCTGATTCAACTTTAAGGTACGAAGTTCTAATTGGGGGATGGGGAAATGCAATATCAGCAATCCGACGATCGGATGGTATTGAAACCAATGACGTTAGCGAGAAGTTTAATACCGTAGGACTTTTAGACTGCAATCAATACCGACTATTGTGGGCAAGCTGGGAAGACGGAATTATAAAGTTCGGTACAGGGGGAATAATTGGTGACAACTTGCAATGCAGTTGGACCGACCCGAACCCCTTTGAAGTTAGATCTGCAGGAATCTACTCGAGAAATAATGATGGAGAGTGGATAATTGAGATCGATG TTGCAGATGAATCAACTGGATTTTTCAGTAACTGCAATAAGAATGACAACAAAGCAAGTTTGGTGAATCTTGATGTAGTCTTCACAGGGAAAATCCAATGTATCGCTATTTGTGCGAAGATAGCAGAGTGCGTAGGAATTAATTACCGCTCTCAAATTTCAAG GTGTGAATTGTTGTCGTTTGACCCCGGTCTTGTTACTGCAATCCCACAGTCTTTATCGCCTGGATGGACCTATTACACTAAATGTTTCAGGCAGAAGGAAGTATGCATTGGATGTTTCTTCTGA